The following nucleotide sequence is from Candidatus Cloacimonadota bacterium.
TTACAATATTCTTGCAAAAAGGAATCGGTTTGCTGAAAAATTCTGGCACTATTAGATATTTTATCCACGACTTTTGGGTTTAATCCCTTTTCAATTTCAGGAATAATTTTATGACGAATTTTATTGCGGTCATAAATAAGGCTTAGATTAGAAGAGTCTGCAGAGAATTCAATATTATTTTGTTTTGCAAATTCTGTAATTTCATTTCTTGTGAGAGCAAGTAAAGGACGAATAATGTTTTTAGATTTTGGAATTATCCCTTTCATTCCACCAATACCGCTGCCACGGAAAAGGTTAAGAAGAAGAGTTTCTGCCTGATCATTTTTATTATGCCCTAAAGCAATTTTTTGGAATTGGTATTTTTGTAAAAGGTCTCTTAAAATACTGAATCTGATCTTTCTCGCTTTGTTTTCTAAATTAGATTTCTCCTTTATTTCTACATGCCGAGTAACGAGTGGAAAGCCCCATTTGTAGCAAAGGTTTCTTACAAACTGCTCATTCTCATTAGATTCATCTCCACGAAGATGATAATTAATATGAACTGCAAGGGTGGTCAGATTATATTCAGCAGAGATTTTTTTTATCAGATCGAGTAAGATAGTGGAATCTATTCCTCCAGAAACAGCAACAATAATCTTATCATTCCATTGAATTAAATTTTCTTGTTTAATAAATTTTTGAAATTCTTTCAGGATGTTTTTTGCGGAGCTCATATTTTTTATATCTTTTTTATATTAAATTTTGCGTGCAATTCGTAATAGATAAATTCTTATTTCAGCACATAAATTATATATAACAAGTTTCCTACAAAGAAATTTCATTAACCTATGCAATATATTAACATTCTATTCTGTTAATGGTGACCTGTTGGCATTATTCTTAATATAGGATATTAATTTTTTATCAAGAAAATTATAAATATTTTGTGCTTCTTCAACCTCATTTTTTTCATATAATTCATACATTTCAATAACATACTTTTCAAATTCTTTTTGTTGCTTTACTGTGAGAACTGGAACCATCACATTTCCTAATTTACTCTTGCTTATACTTATTGTCCCGGTTCCTTGTTTCTCCATATTAACAAACTCTTTTCCTATTGAGCTATTTAAATAAAAAGCCAAAAATGCTGGATTAACCTGACTACCTCTTAAAATAAAAATCCAATCATCTACCTGTCCTGAATATTTTTCATTAATTACACAGAAAGCCCTTCCACTACAACCAGCTCCTACCCTAATAACTAAGACATCTTTTGTCTTTACACATGCAGAAGGTTTATAAATATCTTCATCCCTTTTTATAAAAAAATTATCATCATATTTAAAGCCAATTCTGCTTATGTTTTTTGCCTTAATCAATCTTATATACTCATCTCTATTTGTATTATCAATATTATAGTAAATCTTCTTTTTGTCCTCACCATATTTAGTAAATCCATTATAAATCTTCACAAATTCTTTTAATTTTTTGAAATGTATATTATTATTTATTAAATATTTTTTGCTTTTCAATGCTGCATAATAATAATCTGGATCCATTCTATACTGAATATCTTCAATATTTTTCCTAATACCTACTGTATTATCATAAATAGATAATTGACTTAGTCCTATTAATTCTTTTTTACTATTAATTAATATTAAATTTACTTTATTCTTTTGTTTGTTATTGAAAAATCCAAACAAATTTTCATGATTTTTTATCCCAAACAGGATGGCTGTTTTTGCAGAAGTATTTTTAAAAATATTTCGGGGTAAGCTAACAATAGCTTCTATCTTTAAATTAGAAATGATAAAATTTCGGACATATTGAAGATTAGTATTGGAGAAGATATTAATGGGTAATATTATTCTGATAAATCCCCCTTCTTTCACTAATTGAATGAATCTTTCTAAAAACAATATTTCAAATGACTGTTTTTGTTTCCTTAAAAAATAATAGTTAAGAATTTGAGGGTTATTAATTTTATTCTTTTGATTACTAAATGGGGGATTACCGATAGCCATATCAAAATAGTTATTTTTTATACTTTTGAGAGACTTGATATCAAGTGCATTTCCCAAAAAGGTTTTAACACTTTTATAATTTTTATATCTTTTTTTGTCATCTTTAACAATTTGTTCATCAATATCTATTCCATATAAATTTAAATATCCTTTCTTTAGTAAAACTTGAAAGAATATTCCATCACCTAAAGATGGGTCAATAATCTTATCAGTTTTGTTAATTTTAGAGTTCTTTACCATAAACTCAGCTACTTCATTAGGAGTGAAGTACTGTTTAAAGACTTTTAATTTGTCCATAATAATTGATTTTTATAACAATGGAGGTTCTATTTTTCTCCCCCATAAAATAAACTCTTTATCTTCAGTAGGTTCTGGTTTTTTAACTATATATTTAAAAAATTTCTTAAATGCTATAGAACATTGTAATCTGCGTTGATTTTTAGAATCTATTTTTGGATTCAAGGTGATAATACTGGATTTTGTGTTTAATGATTTTTTTATTTTTTGAGCTTCTAATCTTGCAATCCTATAATTTTTACTTCTATCTTTAATACAATTATCGAGTTTTAATAGGTCTTCTTTTGAAACATCTCCCCAAAATTTTCTCCAACCTGATTTTGGAATAATGGATTCTGTAATTTTTACAATATTCTTCTTTCCAGACATTTTTACCCAAAATCCAACTATTAAAGTAAAGTCTGTTTTAATGGTAAATTGTCTTATCGCATCACCAAAGTATACACTTCCCTTCCACTTGGCGGTTTTTATAGAAATAGCTCCACCTTTCTTATTTGGATTTAATTCTTCAGGTATATCCCATTCAGAAGTGTAATATATATCAAAAAAAGTTTTCTTAACCCAATTTTCAAATTTTAAACCGTGTTTTTGTCTCTCATTTTTCATATATTGCTTCTCCTAAATAATAGGACGCTTTCAAAAATAGTGGAATCCTCACCACACCTGAAATGGCTATTAGCACTTTATCGTCTGGCTGGAGCAGATTTTTTTCTTTTATAGATTTTTGAAATTTTGTCATGACGTTTTTTAAGGCTTCATATTTCTTAAAATATCATTTTTATTATAAAAAAAATTTTTGCAAGAAATAAAAATCTTCTTTCTCTAAATATTTTACGAATAATTCCCAAAAATCTTCCGAAAATGAAACCCGTAAATTGCTAATGTAATTGCTGTCGGAAAAAGTCGCGGTCGTCTGAATAAACAACTAAAAAAGAGTTTCCAGTAGCGAATTCGCTCTTTCCCTATTACCCCTAAAAGTAATGTAGATTTGAAAAATGCTCCAATATGACTGAAATGAAAGTGATGTGTTTTATTCCTCAATGGTTTATATTCTCTTAAAAACTCCCTGGCTCGTTCGTAATAATATTTGGGAGAATAAATAGTTCTCACGATTTCTTTATAGCCGTTGACAAGTACCTCAAGGTTCATTTTAGGGACAAAGTTAGTTGAAAA
It contains:
- the tilS gene encoding tRNA lysidine(34) synthetase TilS, yielding MSSAKNILKEFQKFIKQENLIQWNDKIIVAVSGGIDSTILLDLIKKISAEYNLTTLAVHINYHLRGDESNENEQFVRNLCYKWGFPLVTRHVEIKEKSNLENKARKIRFSILRDLLQKYQFQKIALGHNKNDQAETLLLNLFRGSGIGGMKGIIPKSKNIIRPLLALTRNEITEFAKQNNIEFSADSSNLSLIYDRNKIRHKIIPEIEKGLNPKVVDKISNSARIFQQTDSFLQEYCKEIFPEIVKKTDGDSFILNLDKLKNKDIILFYISRKIFGHITGSEQDFFTTHFQAIADLLRSSESKYIQLPKGVFAIKDKQLLTFSKSPPLVKFNDYRRQIKRTSRRILFKDHYVSISEMKSIPIHGYKFSQRNTCYVDLDKVKFPVTIRYRQPGDRFTPLGMHNPKKLKNFFIDSKVPRFERDKIILVEDQNQIIWLAGIRISENIKITRQTKHVLRIKSMKKLKDYRKAKRINK
- a CDS encoding N-6 DNA methylase is translated as MDKLKVFKQYFTPNEVAEFMVKNSKINKTDKIIDPSLGDGIFFQVLLKKGYLNLYGIDIDEQIVKDDKKRYKNYKSVKTFLGNALDIKSLKSIKNNYFDMAIGNPPFSNQKNKINNPQILNYYFLRKQKQSFEILFLERFIQLVKEGGFIRIILPINIFSNTNLQYVRNFIISNLKIEAIVSLPRNIFKNTSAKTAILFGIKNHENLFGFFNNKQKNKVNLILINSKKELIGLSQLSIYDNTVGIRKNIEDIQYRMDPDYYYAALKSKKYLINNNIHFKKLKEFVKIYNGFTKYGEDKKKIYYNIDNTNRDEYIRLIKAKNISRIGFKYDDNFFIKRDEDIYKPSACVKTKDVLVIRVGAGCSGRAFCVINEKYSGQVDDWIFILRGSQVNPAFLAFYLNSSIGKEFVNMEKQGTGTISISKSKLGNVMVPVLTVKQQKEFEKYVIEMYELYEKNEVEEAQNIYNFLDKKLISYIKNNANRSPLTE
- a CDS encoding DUF4070 domain-containing protein, which codes for QIKFIQESGITTAMVGLLQAPQGTRLYKRLTKEGRLLKNISGDNTDFSTNFVPKMNLEVLVNGYKEIVRTIYSPKYYYERAREFLREYKPLRNKTHHFHFSHIGAFFKSTLLLGVIGKERIRYWKLFFSCLFRRPRLFPTAITLAIYGFHFRKIFGNYS